CCGGATAGCCGTCGTCGCCGTGGCGGGCCACATATTGACGGGTGATGCGCAGATAGTAGCTGGCGGTGGATTCCGGGCTGAGTCCGCCTAATATGCCTATGGTTCGATGAGCCATATCGATGGTTCCAATCGCAATGATTTATTTATTTTGAATTTACATCGCGGGGCGGTCAATCATGCCGCTTGATTAATCCGCGCGCCGGCGGCCAGATGCTTGATGAGCGGGCTGGCGTTTCGCGTTAGAATTGCGTTTTGCCTTACGCGCGCCGCGCCGCGCGCATCCTTCGAGTCTACATGACAGAACAGTACGAGAATTTCGACAGCGAGATGGCTGCCATCCGCACGCCGCCGCATTCGGTGGAAGCCGAGCAGTCGGTGCTGGGCGGCCTGCTGCTCGACAACAGCGCCTGGGACAAGATCGCCGACGTGGTGGCCGAGGCCGACTTCTACCGCCATGACCACCGCCTGATCTACCGCCATATCGCCAGGCTGGTGGAGCTGGCGCGTCCGGCCGACGTGGTGACGGTGGCCGAGGCGCTGGACAAGAATGCCGAGCTGACCGAGATCGGCGGTTTGGCCTACCTGGCCACGCTGGCGCAGAACACGCCTTCGGCGGCCAATATCCGCCGCTACGCCGAAATCGTCCGCGAGCGTTCGGTGATGCGCCAGCTGGCCTTGGTCGGCACCGAGATCGCCGAGGCCGCTTACGCGCCGATGGGCCGCGATGCCGCGCAGTTGCTGGACGAGGCCGAGGGCCGCGTGTTCCAGATCGCCGAGTCCACCGCCAAGTCCAAGCAGGGCTTCCTGGAAATGCCGGGCCTGCTGAAAGAGGTGGTGGAGCGCATCGACATGCTCTACAGCCGCGACAATCCGGATGAAGTCACCGGCGTGCCGACCGGCTTCATCGACCTGGACGCCAAAACCTCCGGCCTGCAGCCTGGCGACCTGATCATCGTCGCCGGCCGTCCGTCCATGGGTAAGACCGCCTTCTCGATGAACATCGCCGAGCACGTGGCGGTGGAAACCCACCTGCCGGTGGCGGTGTTCTCGATGGAAATGGGCGGCGCGCAGCTGGTGATGCGTATGCTGGGCTCGGTGGGCCGCCTGGATCAGCACGTGTTGCGCACCGGCAAGCTGGGCGACGAGGACTGGCAAAAGCTGACCTACGCCATCGGCAAGCTGTCCGAAGCGCCGATGTACATCGATGAAACCCCGGCGCTGACCGCGCTGGAAGTGCGCGCCCGCGCCCGCCGGCTGGCCCGCCAACATGGCGGCAAGCTGGGTCTGATCGTGATCGACTACCTGCAGCTGATGTCCGGCTCCGGCCGCGGCGACAACCGCACCGCCGAGCTGGGCGAGATCTCGCGGGGCCTGAAGGGCCTGGCGAAGGAGCTGCAGGTGCCGGTGATCGCGCTGTCGCAGCTATCGCGCGCGGTGGAGCAGCGTCCCAATAAGCGCCCGATGATGTCCGACTTGCGGGAATCCGGCGCCATCGAGCAGGATGCCGACTTGATCGTGTTCATGTATCGCGAAGAGTATTACAGCCCGGAAAACCAGGAAGTGAAGGGCATGGCCGAGGCCATCATCGGCAAGCACCGTAACGGTCCTACCGGCGCGGTGCGGCTGGCCTTCGTCGGCAAATACGCCAAATTCGACAATGCGGCCACCCTCGGCATCAGCGGCTGGGCGGACAGCGATAGCTAAGCGAGACAGACTCATGAGCTTTTTCGACAAGCATGTATTCATTTGCTGCAACCAGCGCGCCGAAGGCGAGAGCTGCTGCAACAACTTCGGCTCCAGCGAGCTGCTGGGCTATATGAAGGACAAGGTCAAGGCCTTGGGCCTGGCTGGCGAGGGCAAGATCCGCGTCAATAAGGCGGGCTGTCTGGGCCGCTGCGACGATGGCCCGGTCATGGTGGTGTATCCGCAAGAGACTTGGTACACCTTCGTCGACAAGGAAGACATCGACGAGATCGTCAGCGAGCACATGGTGCATGGCCGCGTGGTGGAAAGGCTGAAAATCTGATGTTGAAGGCCTTGAACAAGATCCAGATCGCCGGTCCGGTCGGCGCGCTCGACACCATCCATGTCGCGGCGCAGGGCGAGGCGAGCGGCGTCGCGGTGATTTGCCATCCTAACCCGCTGCAGGGCGGCACCCACACCAACAAGGTGGTGCAGACTGCGGCGAAAGCCTTGTCGCAGATGGGTTATGCCTGCTACTGCCCGAATCTGCGCGGCGTGGGCGATAGCGAAGGCGAGCACGACCATGGCCTGGGCGAGGTGGACGACGTCATCGCCGTGGTCGATTACGTCAAGGCGCAGCACCCTGGCCTGCCCTTGGCGCTGGCGGGCTTTTCCTTCGGCGGCTTCGTCGCCGCCCGCGCCCGCGCGCGCATCGAGGCGGACAAGTTGTTGCTGATGGGCGTGGCGGTAGGCAAGTACCCGATCCCCACGCCGGATGTGCCGGCGGACACGCTGCTGATCCACGGTGAAGAGGACGAGGTGATTCCCTTGTCCAGCGTCATGGACTGGGCGCGGCCGCAAAGCCTGCCTGTCTTGGTGCTGCCTGGAGCGGGCCATTTCTTCCATGGCCGGCTGGTGCAGCTGGCGCAAATGATCCAGCGATGCTGGTAAGCATCAAGAGCAGGCCGCGGCCTGCTTTTTTTGTACCCATAGTAAAGAGAAAAAGATGCAGAACATCATTGATTTCGTGCTGGAGATCGACAAGCTCAAGCAGGTGACGCGCAAGACCCGCGTGTTGAACAGCGACCGTTATGAAAACTCGGCCGAACACAGCTGGCAGATCGCGCTGTTGGCGGCCTCCCTGCAGCCTTACGCCACCGAGCCGGTGGACATCGATCGCGTGATCGTCATGTTGCTGGTGCACGATATCGGCGAGATCGAGACC
The Chromobacterium sp. IIBBL 290-4 DNA segment above includes these coding regions:
- the dnaB gene encoding replicative DNA helicase → MTEQYENFDSEMAAIRTPPHSVEAEQSVLGGLLLDNSAWDKIADVVAEADFYRHDHRLIYRHIARLVELARPADVVTVAEALDKNAELTEIGGLAYLATLAQNTPSAANIRRYAEIVRERSVMRQLALVGTEIAEAAYAPMGRDAAQLLDEAEGRVFQIAESTAKSKQGFLEMPGLLKEVVERIDMLYSRDNPDEVTGVPTGFIDLDAKTSGLQPGDLIIVAGRPSMGKTAFSMNIAEHVAVETHLPVAVFSMEMGGAQLVMRMLGSVGRLDQHVLRTGKLGDEDWQKLTYAIGKLSEAPMYIDETPALTALEVRARARRLARQHGGKLGLIVIDYLQLMSGSGRGDNRTAELGEISRGLKGLAKELQVPVIALSQLSRAVEQRPNKRPMMSDLRESGAIEQDADLIVFMYREEYYSPENQEVKGMAEAIIGKHRNGPTGAVRLAFVGKYAKFDNAATLGISGWADSDS
- a CDS encoding ferredoxin, translating into MSFFDKHVFICCNQRAEGESCCNNFGSSELLGYMKDKVKALGLAGEGKIRVNKAGCLGRCDDGPVMVVYPQETWYTFVDKEDIDEIVSEHMVHGRVVERLKI
- a CDS encoding alpha/beta hydrolase, which gives rise to MLKALNKIQIAGPVGALDTIHVAAQGEASGVAVICHPNPLQGGTHTNKVVQTAAKALSQMGYACYCPNLRGVGDSEGEHDHGLGEVDDVIAVVDYVKAQHPGLPLALAGFSFGGFVAARARARIEADKLLLMGVAVGKYPIPTPDVPADTLLIHGEEDEVIPLSSVMDWARPQSLPVLVLPGAGHFFHGRLVQLAQMIQRCW